The DNA window ATACTTCTCAGGTACAAGGAAGGTCGTGTTATTCTAGAACACGCCCTAATTACCGAATCGGAGGGATTTCCGGAACCGTGACCCTTTCTCTTCGATCCAATTGAACTCTAAGGGACAAGCTCATCCAGCATGTGAGTTTCTGCCAATCCCGAACCGCTTCATGAAGACTCATAAAATTAACTAGCCAAAAAAACTAGTTTTCGAATCATGATTATTAAAAACATGTAACCATTTCACTTTTGATGTACTATCCTTATAATGTATTTGGATCAAACTAtattaaacaataaattcaACATCGATGTCCGTTCAttctgagaaaaaaaaaatcctacttTGCGCCCAGCTTCTGGGCCGCTGCCAAAGCATTCTCATTGGCCAGCATCTGAAACTCCTGGAAGCGCTGAGATATCCGCTGGTTCATTTTCAGGAACTTTTCCATACAATTGAGGGAACACTTTTCCTCCTTATCGGAAACCGTTCGGCCGGTGAATTCTCCGATACAATCCACGAAGCAAAGTTCCGATAGTTTGTTGTACGAGAGCAGGAAGTCGGAGAACTAGAAATAAGGTGACGTTGATTTAAGGGTGTTACtggaaagaattgaattttttacCGATTTGATTTGATCCTTGTCCAACTGGTCGATGCTGACTTGAGTGGTCATGGTTGGAAGTGATCTAATAGGCTAGCTGGAATTGAATTTAGCGCAGTGTTATCCTCTACAAGACGTTCCAGAATTGATTATCTTTTAAAAATCTTGTAGGAGCAATGTTTGACAGCATGGTGTTATTACGTCACACAGTAATATTACACAGTAAAAAATATGATAGCTCTAGCCAAGGCTCAAACCGCTGCTCGGCGGGATTCGAGCGCTTAAAGATCTTGAACGCACTCCTTCTGGAGCCGACGTATGCGCGTTTCCAATGCAAATAATAAGCTCACTGCACActtcgaaattttataaacttcacGCACCCTTACGAAAAATGTC is part of the Topomyia yanbarensis strain Yona2022 chromosome 1, ASM3024719v1, whole genome shotgun sequence genome and encodes:
- the LOC131685825 gene encoding mitochondrial import inner membrane translocase subunit Tim9, giving the protein MTTQVSIDQLDKDQIKSFSDFLLSYNKLSELCFVDCIGEFTGRTVSDKEEKCSLNCMEKFLKMNQRISQRFQEFQMLANENALAAAQKLGAK